ATTCTAAATCTCataatatcaaaatctaaatattttagcatcagatttatggtctcgaaaccattattctaACTAGACcatatttcgggatgttacaattctccccccttaaggGACTTTCGTCCTTGAAAGTCTTACCTGGAAATAAATTTGGATACTGACTTCTCATAGCCTCCTCGAGTTCCCAAGTGGCCTCTTCGACTCCATGTCgatgccaaagtactttcacaaGAGCTATATTTTTATTCCTCAATTGCTTAACTTCTCttgccaaaatcttaaccggttcttcaccataagtcatattcgGTTGGATCTCAACCTTAGTTGGAGTAATCACATGCGAGggatggacacatgaaacacatcgtgaattcTTTCCAACTCTGATGGCAAAGCTAAGAGATAGGCAACCGGCCCAATTTTCTCGGTGATCTCGTAAGGTCCAATAAAACGACGGCTTaacttgcctttcttaccaaatcttagaacctttttccatggcgacactttcaaaaataccttgtcGCCCACTTAATATTCGATCTCTTTCCTTTTTAAAgccgcatacgatttttgtctatccgatgctgcttttaaacaatctcgaatcattTTAACCTTATCCTcgatttctttaatcaaatcaactccacaAATTTTGCTTTccttgagctctgtccaatacaagggAGTTCGGCATCTTcgtccatacaaggcttcgtaagGAGCCATCTTCAAACTAGACTGATAgttgttgttgtaagcgaactcgaCCAAAGGCAAATAAGCTTCCCAACTACCTctaaactcaagaacacaacattaAAGCATATCCTCAAGTGTCTGAATTATTCTCTCGGATTGTCCATCGGTCTGCGGGTGGAAAGTAGTACTTAAATTCAGTTTCGTACCCAAAGCcacttgtaactttttccaaaatcgagatgtgaaccTCGAGTCTCTATTCGaaatgatcgacaaaggtacaccgtgaagtctaacaatctttGAGATGTAAAAATTAGCTAACTTGTCAAAAGAAAAGTCAGTACGTACCGGTACAAAATGAGCTAACTTAGTCAATCTGTCGactattacccaaatagcatcccTTTTTCTTCGGAGTCACTAGTAATCCGGTtccaaaatccatagtaactcgatcccatttccactatgGGATCATAATGGGTTGAAGTAATCcaaaaggcacttgatgttcagctttgacttgttgacaaatcagacatcttaatacaaattaatatatgtctcttttcatgccgttccaccaaTAAGTTtccttcaagtcattgtacatctttgtactccccgggtgaatatACATACTACTATCAAGTGCTTCTTGCAAAATATTCCGAATCAACTCGGTGTCTCTAGGAACATTGATTCTACCCCTGAATCTCAGACATCCATCGGAGTCGACTTGAAAATCAGATTCCTGGAGGACTCGCACCGAATTTTCTTAGCTTGTAATTCTTTATTAGCTTTCTGAGTCATAGATCTGATGAAGAAGATTTGTCCTAGCTCTCAATTCGgccaaaatagaaccatcatcacataaaatcatctgagtgttcatagccctcaaagcaaacaaagactttctgctcaaagcatcggcaaccatgttcgcctttcccagatggtaatcaatcatgagttcatagtctttcaacaattctagccatctttgttgtcttaaattcaagtcattctaagtcatcaaatacttaagacttttatggtcggtgtaGACATGGTATTTCTCACTGAAcaagtaatgacgccaaatcttcaaagcgaacACAATCGCGGCTAATTCTAGgtcatgcatcggataattcttctcgtgaggctttaattgtctagaagcataggccacaaccttaccttcttgcataagcacacagcCCAGTCCATTCAAAGACGCATCACTGAAAATTGTATTCCTTCCCTGATTCAAGTTGTACAAGGACTGGTGCCTCCGTCAGTAAcattttcaacttctcaaaattTTGTTGACACTTTTCCATCAACTCGAACTTGACATCGTTTTGCAGTATTCTCGTCATAGGGGtggctatcatagaaaatccctTTACGAACCTTCAGTAGTAACTCGCTAATcctaaaaagctcctaacttcggTCACATTCTTTAGAGGcttccattcaacaatggcagaaatcttactaggatcaactcgaataccatcacctgaaacgaTGTGGCCTAGGAATCCAACTccctgaagccaaaactcactcttactgatcttagcatacaattgcttatcccTCAAAATCTGTAAAACGATCTTCAAGTGTTCGACGTTCTCTGCCTTATCTCCCTagtagattaaaatatcatcaataaacactacgacaaatttatccaaatagggccgaaaaattctattcattaaatccattaatacggctggagcatttgttaatccagacggcataactagaaattcatagtgaccgtatctagTTCTAAAAGCAGTCTTAGGCATGTCCGCTTCCTTAACTCGAAGTTGATAATAACcggacctcaaatcaatcttggaAAACCATGTTGCCCTTTTaaactgatcaaaaaaatcatcaattcttgggagtcgatacttgttcttgatcgttaCCTTATTTAATTGTCGGTAATCGATAATCTCATGGAACCAtcattcttcttcacaaacaacaaggCAGCACCCCATAGTGGAAAGCTTGGTCTTACAAATCCCTTGTCAGCTAGTTCTTGTAGTTGTGACTTTAACTCTTTCAGTTCCGTTGGAGGCATTCAATATGGAGAAATCAAAATAGGTGCAGTCTCTAGCATCAACTCAATACCGAATTCAACCTCTCCAACTGGGGGCAAACATGGCAATTCCTCCAGAAACACATCTGCGAAATCATGTACTATAGGTACTGATTCAACCTTCAACTCAGATTCCTTTGAATTCATCACATAAGtcaaataagcttcatacccctttcttaAACATTTCTAGGCATCTATTGAAGAAATTACAATCGGTGACCCACTAGACTCATCGGGCTCTACCCGAAGGATCTTACCGCTTCCATGTCTTAATTCAATAACTTTTCGTTTACAGTCCACTATAGCACCGTGAAgcgtcaaccagtccataccaatatcaaattcgtcaacggTAATAACAGTAAAAGGGCCGGAAAGCAaagacctctaatcatcaaagcaCATTTCTTGCATATCTTATTTACTAAGACATACTTGCCCAATGgatttgatactctaatcacaaattctgtagactccaCAAGTAAATTCATGCTAGATGCCAATgtcattcatatatatgaatGGGTAGAGCCTGGATCTATTAAAGCAATAACATCTTGGTCATAGAAAGAAAATGTATCGGTGATCACATTTGGCGAAGatgcttcctctcgagcacgtatggcataggctctagccaGGGTCCTAGCCTCAGATCGCACAACAATCTCTCGAGTCGTATTCTTGTTGCCAGCTCCATTACCGGTATTCTTCAAGGGCCTCCCTCTAGGAGCCGAACCACTCTGCCTCCCAGTTTGAAGTTTCTCGCCTAGCTCGGGGCAATCCCTAACAAAATGATCCAGAGAACCACATTCAAAACACGTCCCCTTATTTCTTCTACAGGGACTCGGGTGACGTTTCCCGCAGTGTTGGCATTCAAATTGACGAGGCTTAGCACCATCTACACTGGCCATAGAAGTAGCTTGAGTCCTAAAACTCGAGCCTTGCTTCTTACGGTTTCTATGGGAACGTCTTGTCGATGCATAAGAATGAGGAGATACACCTCTTGATTTCTTGGATTGTGTCGGAGCCGATCTACTCATTATTCTCTTTCTAACATCTCTAGCCTCTGACtcgattttcttcttttctttcattagtTCTTCAGCCCTGCATGCCCGTTCGacaagtacaacaaattctttaatcTCAAGGATGCCTGCTAATACCTTCATGTCCTCATTGAGTCCATCTTCGAACTTGTGGCACATCTTGGCCTCAGTGGGCACAcgctctcgagcatacttacttaatcgaacaaattcCCACTCGTATTCTGTCACTGACATATGTCCTTTCTTAAGCTCAAGGAATTTCtttcgtttctgatcaataaacctttcgctaatatacttctttcggaattcctcctgaaagaactcccaagtgacaaCCTCCTTAGGCACTATTGAGACCAAattcttccaccaatgataagcatCATCCTTTAGTAGAGAAATGGGACACTTAAAGCACTCCTTGGGCGTGCAAAATAGCTCCTCAAATACTCGGATAGAATTCTCGAGCCATAACTCGGCTCTCTCAGCATCGTTATCGGTATTTGCTCTAAATTTCTTAGCCccttattttctaatcttatctacgAGAGTCCTAGCAAATCTCATGAAGTCCATGTTTCGAGGCATTATAGGCACGGGTTCAGGGTTCaaagggggtggaggaggtgggGTTTGAGCATTAGGGTTCGCTCTCATAAACTTCGTGTACCAGTTATTCATTATTTGGAGGAAAGCCTCCCTAGCCTCCCCCTTGGCTAACTGTATCGGGTCCATCCCCCTCTGGCACCGTCCCTTGAACGGgggctggtgcattactctcaacattGTCAGCTACAACTCGATCAAGATCCATACTATAtgaaaaatacaatttatatCGTCAAGAGTTGTcatactatatgaaaaacacatgcTACGTAGTCTGAGAatagactaaaccgtagctctgatactaagaaatgtaacacccccttactcGTACTCGAgaccgggataaggtacgaggcattatcggatgAACAGACAAACATCTAACAAAaatacgagttataaaatttcaattccatcattttgtcccttatataggcttACGAGGCCCGAAGCATACATTTGAAGTGGTCCAAGACTGAACCTAGAGCGTATGAAAAACTTAAGTAAATTTTTGTGCcttggcctcacacgcccgtgtagaggcaCACCACACGCTCGTGCCTCTAGCCCGCGTGggatactaaaatttatttaattcagttCAATGTGGAGTggatttcacacggcctagacacacactcgtgtcctcggcctgtgtccctcacacggcctagacatacctGTGTTGTAGCTCATGttcaaaaacttggacattctatttatAACGTTATCATTCATTTAGGGACAAGCGGCCAACTCGTATGccacacacggatgagacacacggctgtgtctccaACCCGTGTAGTTACTACAAAGCATGCAACATGGAAATTTTAGGGTACAGGGGATACACGACTgaaagacacgcccatgtgggctgtccgtgtgtcacacacagtttaGACACCTATCCATTTGTCTATTCATGTGGATCATTTGAAGGCTATCTTAcaagccattggtcacccaaGGACCCTTATGTACTCCAACATGCTTAACATCCTACTATCTAGCATAGACCACAATCAGATACATAATTTGGCATGCAATCAagagataattataagaaaatactCTAATTAACTATATGgaccaattcacttggccatatacaaaataatcataccaATTAGGGAAATATTAGTTTGGGCTAGCCACATGACATGACACATATACAAAATAACaatcatctatacatgccatgactcaaaataatcaaatgtatTATACCCAAAGTTTAGTTGATAGTTTGACCCAAGCTCCGACGTTCCCGATCCTTTGACCTACCTTGACGAGTCTAAAAGAAATAGGAAAGGGAGaagtaagctatgaagcttagtaaATACACATACAAATAAAGTAAATCTTAATTAAACCATAGAATATTATTTACACCTTTGTCACTTTTTCATACCTTTCATCAAACATATGATCTAAATTTTCTTTATAAGcataatacataaaaacataTATTACCATGGATGATTGTAGTCGTAGAAATACATAGATTAAACACATACCTTTGCTCCCCAGTATAGATATTCATTTTACTTAGTTTACGTTCAAACCTCGTATACATTACCCGCTGAACATTTGGAATAACGGATAGGATACTTAGATATAAACGCACCGAAGTACCATAATCATGACATAGCACGCCTCTCAACAGGGCTACATATGAGCACCCGGACCTAGCATGCATCACATTACCACGCCTCTCAACAGGGCTACATAAGCTCTCGGACCTAGCGTGTACCACATAATTACATGCCTCTCAACAGGGCTACATAAGATCTTAGACCTAGCATGTATCATGTCATCAAACAAACTCATACTTACACAgttatcctagtgacatgtcacttgtatccttaaCTATTCCTACGTTCAAACAGGATTTTTGGACTTACGTCTCTTTGTCGAACATTCTTGGAATGTTGGCCTTATAACATATGGCCTTATCACATACAAATGCTAACATGGCAACACTTGTAACATAAGAGTgaaacatcaaaacatattatagCAACAAGgtaa
The Gossypium hirsutum isolate 1008001.06 chromosome A07, Gossypium_hirsutum_v2.1, whole genome shotgun sequence genome window above contains:
- the LOC107955823 gene encoding uncharacterized protein encodes the protein MDLDRVVADNVESNAPAPVQGTVPEGDGPDTKRKKFLELKKGHMSVTEYEWEFVRLSKYARERVPTEAKMCHKFEDGLNEDMKVLAGILEIKEFVVLVERACRAEELMKEKKKIESEARDVRKRIMSRSAPTQSKKSRGVSPHSYASTRRSHRNRKKQGSSFRTQATSMASVDGAKPRQFECQHCGKRHPSPCRRNKGTCFECGSLDHFVRDCPELGEKLQTGRQSGSAPRGRPLKNTGNGAGNKNTTREIVVRSEARTLARAYAIRAREEASSPNVITDTFSFYDQDRSLLSGPFTVITVDEFDIGMDWLTLHGAIVDCKRKVIELRHGSGKILRESELKVESVPIVHDFADVFLEELPCLPPVGEVEFGIELMLETAPILISPY